In the genome of uncultured Sphaerochaeta sp., the window GGACCACATCGTGACGGTCAGTGAGTTCAGCAAGCGCGACATCGTCCGGTTTGTCGGGGTACGGGATGAACTGGTAACCGTAACCCATCTGGCTGCAGACCAAAGCCGTTTCACCCCGGCTCATAACCGGGCTCAGGTACGATCCGACCTTGCCAAGCGGTTTGGGTTGGAGCAGCGGTTTGTGCTGTACATCTCCCGACTTGAGCACCCGGGGAAGAACCACGTCAGCCTCATCAAGGCGTTCAATCTTGCACGGGACCTGATGGCAGAGCCGTTTTCGCTTGTTCTTCCCGGACCTGACAAGGAGCGCTCGGAAGAGATTCATGCGGAGGCGTCGCGTTCTGCCTATGTACAGGACATCCACTTCCTCGGCTTTGTTGATTGGACCGATGTCCCCTTGCTCTACCAAGGCGCATCCCTCTTTGTGCTTCCGAGCAGGTTTGAAGGGTTCGGCTTGCCGGTTCTGGAAGCGATGGCTTCGGCCACGGCGGTCATCACCAGCGATGCAGCCTCATTGGTGGAGATCGGAGGGCCTCAGACCCCGCGTTTCGATCCCGATGACTGCACCGCCATGGCCAAGCTGATGGTACAGCTGCTCTCGGATGAGAAAGCATGCGAGTCCTTGGTGGAAACGAACCTGAAGTGGGCATCCACCTTCTCGTGGGAGCGTACGACAGCGCAGACCTTGGAGGTGTTCAGAACCACCTCGGCAAACCGTACGGGGAGGAAGGGCCTATGATGTTTGTCATCCTGTTGGACTGTCCCATCCTCTCCCGCTCGAAACTGTTTGCAGAGAGCCTAGCAGCAACGCTTACCGATGCCCAGGTGTTCGATCTCACCCTTTTTCCAAAGGATTCGGTCCCACCTTTCACCGGGCAGGAGTCGCCGCACGTTTTCATCCTCTATGCCGAGGGAGCACTGCTTGCCGAACCTTGGCGCCAGCGCGCGGACCTCACCATCTACCTGGAAGCCAGCCAGATGGATATCACCGTGGAGGTCTTCGGCTCCTTGCAGGAACGCAGGAGTTCGGAACGAACCCTGGCTGAGGAAGTGCAGTCCATTCTCAAGGAGAAAGCTGCCGACCAAGGCCCTACCATGTTTGCCGATATCGTGATCGCCTCCGATGAGAAGCTCGAGGAAGCGGTTGCGTCGGTGAGCGGGTACATCGAGCGCATCGATCCGAAGACGAGCAGGACATTCCTCGATGCTGAGAGACGACGCGCACGCCTTGAGCAAATGATGCGCGACTACCAGCATGCGACCATGAAGAGCCGCAAGGCCAAGATCAAGCGCAGACTCTGGTTGTTTGTGGTCACCGCCACCTTGGCTTTCAAGCGCTTGCTCGACATCGTCTTCTCCCTGACCGCCCTGCTGATGCTCTCCCCGCTGTTCCTGGTGGTGGCGCTTCTGATCAAGCTCTACGACCGTGGCCCTGTCTTCTATGTGCAAAAGCGGGTGGGCTTGCACGGCAAGGAGTTCCCGTTCCCCAAATTCCGCTCCATGGTGCGCAATGCCGATGCACTGAAGGATACGCTGCTGCAGCAGGCTGACCGAAAAGGGGACATCACCTTCAAGATGAAGCGCGACCCGAGGATAACCCCCATCGGACGGTTCATCCGGAGATTCAGCATCGATGAGCTTCCCCAGTTCTGGTGTGTGCTCGTCGGGGACATGTCCATCGTGGGACCACGTCCCCCGGTGCCCCGGGAGGTTGCCCTGTACAGCCAGGAGGACCGCCGGAGGCTGGAAGTCAAACCCGGCCTCACCGGTATCTGGCAGGTGAGCGGACGGGCGGAGATCGGCTTCAAGCAGCAGGTGGAACTGGATGTGCTCTACATCGAGAGCCATGGGTTCTGGCTTGACCTGAAGCTGATCCTCAAGACCATACCGGCTGTCCTGACCGGCAAGGGAGCATACTAGCATGGCAGGAAAAGACCTTACGCTGCTGGGCCTTTCGATTACCAATGTCACCATGGATGAGGCGCTTTCGCTGATCAGCAGCACCCATGAAGGGGTGCATGCCATGCACTTTGTCAACGCCCACTGCATCAACGTAGCAGCAAAGGATGAAAAGTACCGCCACATCCTTCAGAAGGCTGATGCCCTCTTTGCAGACGGCTCTGGCATCCGGCTTGCAGGAAAGTGGCTGGGTTGCCCGATCGTGGACAATGTGAATGGGACCGATCTCTTTCCGCTTCTTTGCGACAGGTTTGCAGAACAGAACAAGAAGATGTTTCTCCTCGGCTCTGCTCCCGAAGTGGCCCACAAGGCCGGGCTGTGGGCCGAGATGAGAACCGGAAAGCCCATCATCGCCGGCACCGCCCATGGCTACTTCAAGCCAGGATCGGAAGAGGATGCACTCATCGCTCAGATCAACGCCAGCGGTGCCGATCTTCTGTTGGTTGCCCTTGGGGTTCCCAGACAGGAGCAGTGGATCGAACAGATGCAGGACAGGCTCAACGTCCCGTTGTGCATGGGAGTGGGGGCCTTGTTTGACTTCTACTCCGGAACGGTGAAGCGTGCTCCGAAATGGATGCGCGCAATCGGGATGGAATGGGTCTGGCGTCTCTTGCTGGAACCCCGTAGAATGTGGCGTAGGTATGTGGTGGGGAACATAGTCTTTGTGATACGCCTGCTGCGGTTCAAACATAAGGAGCAGAGAAAGACGTGAATGTGGTATGTGACTTTACCGATACTCCGGTGCTCTCCATCGATGGGGGAGCCGGATCTGCGTTGACCTGCTTTCTTCCCGTCATGGGAAAGCCCTTCCTGCATCACTTGCTTGGCTACATCGCTCGCCTTGGGGCCAAGGAATTGGCCATCTTTGTGTCCGACCATGCCGAACAGTTCGAGCAGTTCATCGGAGACGGAGAGCGATGGGGCATCAAAACTTCCTACCATCTGGTGAAGCGCGGTGTTTCCGTACCCGAACGGTTGGGAAAATCCTCCCCGTTTCCCAGTGAGGAGCCCTTGCTCTTCTGCAATGCACGCTATCTTCCTTGCCTGAAAGAGTCTCACCTGCTTGGGTCTGCTCGGTTTGCCACCCAGGAGGGAGAGGAGACGGGTTGGTTCCATGGAACGCTTGGACAGATGACAGAGACTCCCACGGTATCCTTGGAGTGCCTCTGCCTCACCAGTGCCAAAGCCTATCTGGACAGCATAGGAAGGGTGTTGTCCCGAAACGGAGGTTCCCTGATCGTGATGGGCAAGGAGCTTCGGGAAGGAGTCTGGGTGGGATCGGGAAGCAAGATTCACCCCTCCTGTACGATTGTTGCACCGGTCTACATCGGCAGCCAAGTGAATCTGGGAGAGGGAACGGTGATAGGTCCGCGCTGCGAAATTGGTGATGGATGCATCATCGATGCCGACAGCACCGTGATTGAATCCTCTGTGCTCAGCGGCAGCTATGTGGGAAGGAATCTTGAAGTGCGCTCCTGTGTGGTGAACCAGAACACCATTTTCAATGTTGTCCTCGATAGTGCCTATGTCGCCAGCGATACCATGCTGGCATCCTCGGTGGAGCAGGAGGAAGATTCTCCCGATCGCATCAAAATCAGTCTTGCTTCACGAGGTGTGGCACTGCTCCTGGCCCTGCTGAGCCTGCCGCTGCTGGTCCTGCTTCTGCTGTACAACCGCCTGGTTTTCCATCGTACTCCCAGCAAGCTGAACGTCATCGCCTTGCCCCAGGCACCCAAGGAGAAGCTGCGTACCCGCACCTATACGGTGCTCCGGCTTCGGTCCGAGAAGAAGGGCAGTCTCTGGTGGCATGCACGGTGGGTCCTTTTGCCGGGGCTTTGGCAGATCGTGCTGGGAAGGGCACGCTTCTGTGGGGTTCCCTACCGAAGGCCTGAGGATTTTGCCAAGCTCTCCAAGGAGTGGCAGAGCATCTACCTTTCCAGCCAGCCAGGGGTCATCACCGAAGCTGATATCCTCTACAACGAACCTCCTGAGGAGGAGATGCTCTTCGCCTCGGAGATGTACTACCATGTGGTGGACTCCTTCTCCTACAACGCAAAGCTCATCCTTCGCTACCTCAAGGCCCTCTTCAGCTGAAGCTCAGTTGCACGTTCTCCAGACCCGCAGGAACGCATCGGTTTGCCCGTTCCATGTCCGGTCAGGCTCTCCTGCATCCGAGAGCAGGCATCCCAGCATGCCATACAGGCTTTCGCGCGGGTAGCGATACGAGATCTTTCCGAGCTTGGCCTGTTTCACCGCATTTCTCACCAGCTTGGCAGCGGTATGCTGTTCCCGCTCGCGTAGAAACGTGTCGTGTGCATACGCCCCTATGTCGGACCAGCGTTTGCCGGTCCGCTCAGCCTCCGTATGCAGCAGGACCTGCACCCATAGGTTTGCCATGCTGAGCAGTTGCTCCAGGGTAGGTTGCTCGATCGACTTGTCGGGATTGATCTTGAAAGCGGCCGCTTCCTGATAGAGAGGGACGATGAGGGGGGAGGGAAGATCCTGCAATGTGCTCACCTGCTCTGTGCGATATGAAAGTGGTGGCTTGTACGCTGACGAGGCAATGAGGAGGGCATCGCCCAGTGAGAGGGCGCACTTTTGGTAGTTGCGGCGGATGAAGTCAGGGTCGCTGAGCTCATGGTGTGCATCCTCCTGGCATGCATACCACTCCCTGATCGCCTGCAGCAAACCCGAGCCGCGGTTGAGCAGGAGCCTGAGGGACTCTATCTTGGGCAAAGGTTCTTTGATTGAAGGAGTCATGTGCTTGGTGAGGATGTCTTGTTGGCCGTACATGACCTTGTGTCCATCCAGGAGGTCCTGCCACATCAGGGAGTGGGGGAGCTTGGAAAGGGAGGCAAGGCTGAGCGGCTTGCCGACATCCACCTCAATGTGGAGTCGCTGTTCGAACTGTTTGGTGACATTGCGTGTGTCCGGGGGAAGCTCCATGGCTTTGTCGGTAACCACAAACAGGTCAAAGTCATTGTACGGGTGCTCCGTCCCCTCGATCAGGACACAGGCCCCTTCCCCTCTGCCGTACCCGCCACCCAGGATCACCGCCAGGCAGTGGCCGTCGAAGGTGGCTGCCAAGCGCACTCCCAGCTCGTTGAGTGTTTCGGCAAGGAATGCTTCGAATGCAGGAGACCCTGCCCAGGAGTACCGCTTGTGTTCAGTCATGGTGTTCCCGCTCCTTCAAGCCTTGGAGAAAGCCTTTGCGCCGTCCAAGCAGCTGGCTCATCCGTAGATAGGGTGATTCGTACAGCAACGATGGCTTCTTGTGTTTCAGCGCATACATCCAGTCACTCTTCAGCTGACGGAGGAAAGGGAGCAGTGAGTACCGCAGCAGCGAGCGTTCCCAGCCTGACCAGGTGAAAATCTGTGCCTCAGCCCTGCCTTCCCCCCGGTGACGACGGTAAAACTGCCTTGCCGTATAGTTGTGGGAGTGGTAGACGGAACTCTCTTTCACATAGCGGATCTGGTTTCCAGCCTGTCTTGCACGCCAGGTCCAGTCAATGTCCTCAGAGTAGGTGATGTCGGTACGGAAGGGCATGGTTTGCCAGGTGCTCCGCCTGATTGCAGAGCTGGCCATGGAAAAACAGTGCTTCCAGTACTGCTGGCGCTCCCCGTCCCCGAAGGTGTCCTCGGTATCCTTTGCAAAGAGGAGTTTGCAGTCAGGCCGGGGCAGCTGTCTGCCGAATACTGCACAGACCTGCCGATCTGCAAAGCCGGAGAGCAATCTTTCCAGCCAGAATTCATCCAGAGGGGTACAGTCGGAATTCAGGAACACTACAAAAGGCTGTGTTGGATCCGTCTCTTCCATCGCCCTGTTGAGCACTGCTCCGGGAATGTAGGTGCCCCTTGGTACCCGATGCACCTGAACGGGCTGCTCAGAGAGAAACTCGAGGGTTCCGTCGGTGGAGTCGTTGTCATAGACATGCACAGAAGCAGGGAGTGACTGCTTGAGCACCCACTTGAGGGTCTGGGTGAGGTAGGCCAGGTCGTTGTGACTGCGGATCACTACCGGGACGGCTGTTCGCTCAGACATCGGTCGATCTCCCCTTTCATGATACCGAATAGGTCATCGAGGCGTTTGGGCCTGTGTGCATCAGGCACATTTGTCGCATAGGAGGCAACCGATGCATGGTGTTCCACCGCATAGCCGTGCATGCCTTTCAGAGGCCGTTCCCCCATGTGGCTGGGTACCAGCAGGACCCCAGGATTGAGGAGAAAGAATTCATCCCCGTAGCGGTTGTCGGGAAAATCGACGCCGTAGCGGGTTTTGGTCTCCTCATCGAGGAAGGAGCCGCAGTCGAGCGGGCTGAGTGCTTCGTGGATGATTTTCTTGGCATGAGGCTTGAGGTACCAGAAACGGGCCATGGTGGAGTCGTAGACTGCTGCAAAATCTTTCCCAAACACCAGGGGAGTCTGTTCGATGATGCTCATGAGGTCGCAGGTTTGTACGATATCGGTCATGCCATGGTCGGAGAAGAGGTGGATCCGTACCTCCTCATACTGCTCGTGGGCTGTTTTGAGCAGGAGTTGCAGCTGCTGTTCATACCAGGCGATCTTTGCATCGACCTGGTCTGACACTGAGCCGTATTGATGGAGAATGGCATCCATGGAGGCCAGGTAGAGGTAGGCAAAGCGTACGTTGCGATTCGGATCGGCAAGCGCTTGGGACAGGGCGGCAAGGTTCTGTTGCTCAGCCGCTTTCCAATCGGAGAGAAAGAAGTCGAGGTTGTTCTTTCGTGCCCAATCCATGATGGTGGCACTGCCGCTGTTGATGCCTCCTTCTTGGTAGAGGTCCTTCTTCTCGGTGTAGTCGAAGAGGGGCAGCAGCTTGAAGGGCATGTTGTAGATGTTGAAGTAGCCGGTGTATCCCAGACGCCACTTCAGGATGCGGCTGGCAATGTTGCGGACCCTGCCTCGGCTGGAGAGTGCCTTCGGGACAAGACGCATCAGATGGATGAACGGACACCGCTTGAAGGGGGAGTGAGCAGGGTCGTAGGCGAAAAAGGAGAAGTGTCCGTGGTCACGGGGCATGAGGCCGGTAAGGATGGTCGGGTCGCAGGTGGAGCTGTACCCGAAGATGGTGCCCAAGCTTTGCTTGTGCTCCAGTACCTGGTCCAGAAATGGGTGGGTCTGCATCAGATCCCAACCAAAGGCATCAATGAAGATACAGAGACAGACCGACTTTTTTTTCAAAACAGCGTGCTCCTATGAGGGAAAGGAAGCAAGGGCCTCTTCACGGGAGTTGTACACTTCCATGATCTGGTGCAATCGGACCAATTCGAACAGGACGCGAACCGGCTTGGTGACGTTGCACAGCTTCAGTTCCCCCTCTTTCTGGTTGAGTCGCTTGAGGGCGAAGAGCAAGACCCCGAGGCCTGTACTGTCGATGAATGTGATTGAGGAAAGATCGATCACCATGGTCTTGGTATTCTCCAGATGGCCTTCCAAAGCCGCCTTGAACTCCTTCGCATTCGATGCGGTGAGGGTGGTTATCTCTGGCACCACTACCAATGCCTGTGGTTCCTGAATGGTTTTCATAGCAATTCCTCCGGTTTGTACAGCACGTTGTCTCCCTCATCATATGCCAGAATCACAAAAACAGATAGACCCAAATGTTTGCTTTCTCCGCCTCCTCCCTCTATAGTGATGCTATGGTTTTCCGACGATTGGCCATCCTGATGGTTCTCACGCTCTTCGTTCCTGTTCTGCTCTGCTCCCAACCGTTTGTGGAGCGGTATTTCCCTGCAAAACAGAGGGCAATGGATTTCGAGCCACAGCTTTCCGTCCATATGGCAAGCGCTCAGGTGGTGGTGGTCAGTTTTACCGATGGCTTTCAGGGCCTGGAAACCGATCCATTGGCAAGCCGGAGCTCCGATTGGAGCATCAATGGGAAGGAACCTCTTGCTGTGCATCATGCCTCGGCATCTGTCAATGAGCTGCCCAAGCAGAAGGATGGATCCTACCCGGTGGAAAGACGGTACTCGCTCTTTCTTGAACTGGAAGGGCCGTTGGAAAACCTGCATTCCTATGCGATAGACGGGCCGTTCGGAGCCCTCTCCTTCGTGTTTGATGAGAAGAAGATGTTCAATGAATCGATCAAGGTGAACCAGGTCGGCTACCATCCTGACAGCATGGTACGGTATGCAAACCTCGGTATCTTTCTTGGGGACGGAGGGTCGCGCAAGGTTGCTCCGGATCTCCCCTATTTCGTGCTTGATGAGAATGACCGGGTCGTGTACTCGGGGAGGGTTGCGTACCGTGGGGATGATACTGAGGTCGGTGAAGATACCATCAGCAGCGGTGAGTATGTCTATCGACTTGACTTGGCCGAAGTACCCCCCGGAGGTCCCTACCGGATCCACATCCCCCAATGGGGTGTTTCTCATCCCTTCTCGATCTCCTACGAAGCGGTGGACACGATTGCCACCACCTACCTCCGTGGTCTCTACCACCAACGCTGCGGTACAGCCCTCACCCTGCCCTATACGCGGTATGAGCGTGAGGCGTGTCACACCGAAGCAGCGCTGACCAGAACCTCCTGGGAGACGTACCCGGCCATCGAGGTAACCAAAGCCGACCCCATCATATCCATCTCCGGAGGGCATCACGATGCCGGAGACTTTGACCGTCGTCCGTACCACACCGTGGTCCCCATCATGCTGCTCGGGTATCTGGAGGCTTTCCCCTCTCACTTCCTGGATGGCCAGGCTTCCATTCCCGAGTCAGGCAATGGTCTGCCCGACCTGTTGGATGAGGCCCTTTGGGCGATACGGGGGTGGGAGAGCCTGCAGATCACCGATTCGACGGATCCCTCCTTCGGAATGGTCATGGCAGGAACCGAGGCAAACGGCCATCCTGAGTACGGGGTGGTGCAAGCCGATACTGATACACTGAAGTATGGGACCTGGGATGTCGATGATGAGACAACCCTGTACGTAGCCGGTATGATGGCACATGCCTCCCGTCTGCTCACCGGATATGGGCCTTCCTGGCAGGCCAGATCCCGGGAGCTGTATGAGAAGTCGCTCTTGGCTTGGGAAGCAAGCCATGAGAATGCCACCCAAACCACGGCACATCTGTACGCTTCCCTGCAGCTGTTTCTTGCAAGCCCACCAGAGCGGGCACCGGAGTTTCACCAAGCTTTTGCCGACGATGCCCGTTTCATCCTGATCGAGGATGGAAGCTGGCCCGAGCAGTACCGGCCGGGCAATATCCGTGCAACCTGTCACACCTTCCACTTCTCCAGCTATCTGCTGGCCAACAAGGATGTCGATGAGACTCTGCAGGATGCCCTTGTCGCTCTGGTCTTCGAGCAAGCAGAGCAAGGTGGGTACATGGGCTTCTCAGCTGAAGAGGCGTTCTATCCGCAGGGGGTCACCAAGTCCTACGGGTGGGGCGCCGCTACAGCCCAGGGCCGGTATGCGGATGTCCACGCCTTTGCCTACCGACTGGCAGAAACAGAAGAAGAGAAGGCAAGGCAATTTGCCATCCTCAGCCAGTACAGCGACTATGCCCTGGGTTTGAATCCTCTGGGCATGAGTTTTGTCACCGGACTGGGATCAGTCCAGCCGGCAAGCCCCCTGCATCTGGATTCCTGGCCTGCCATCGAACGTGGTTTGGGCCCCGTTCCGGGTATCCTGATCTACGGCCCGTCGAGCGAACGAAGCAATGCTGACTACCAGAAGGTTGTTTCCGATACGCTCTACCCGGTTTGGGAGAACATGCCCCAGCAACGAAGATGGGCGGACGGTTGGTCGCTGGTGAACAACAACGAGTTCACCATCTGGGAGACGATGGTCTGGAATATTGCCCTTTCGGGGGTGCTGAACACCCACCCTGTCAGCGGCCGATGATCTTTTTCAGCTTTGCCCGCAACGTATTGCCATGGATGCGCAGGTGGTAGGACTCAACCATCGATTTTGACCAGAGCTTCTTGTACTCAAGGTACTCGCCCCCAAACTCAATTCTCTGGTACTGCTTTTGGTAGGAGTCCTGGATGATTTCCGAGAGAATGGCATTGCCCGGCGACCAGTCTGCATACTTACGGTTGTAGGAGCCGAAGAGCATGTGAACCGAGCCGCGGTAGACCAGATTCAGTTCAAAGGCGATGAGGGTATGATCTGCATGCAGGGTACAGAGGTCCAGCATGCCTTTGCCCAGGAAGGTGTGGGCGACCTGGGTGTAGAACGATTTGAGATGCTCCAAGGCATTCGCTTCGGCCAAGGCTTCGGCCTGCCAGCTGGTATCGAAGAGGGCCATCACTTCCTCCAACACGAAAGCAAAACTGCTCTTTGCGTAATCTGCTTCGCATTGGTACCGCTTGAATGCGTAGTCCGGATACTGTTCCCAGAGCTTGCGGGTGTAGCGGCGGATGCGTTTTCGGTGGCCTTGGGTGCGCTGGTCAAGGTACTCCACCCATGTTCCTTCCAAGGGAAAATAGGGCTGCTCATTGAACTGTTGCAAAAGAGAGGGGATCGACCGGCTTGCCAACAGTTCCGATATGGTGGCCAGGTTTCCGCCCTGTGCATCGAGTTTGAAAAAGTCAAAGGAGTCCACCGGCACGTCAATCGCCTGTATCAGGGCTTCGATCGCCAACGCTGTGGCCAGCGGTTCCGGTCCAAGGAAGGGGGTGATGCGCTGTGCATTGAAATCTACGGTGCGCACGACCACCCGCTTGCCCAGCTTTCCCGGTTCCTCCGTGAGGCGAAACACCCCCATCGAGCAGAGCGTTCCCATCTGGTCGAGAAAGCGGCAGGGCAGGATGCGTTCTTCCCTTGCATACAGGGAGATCCCGATCTCGATCCATTCGAGGTGGTCAAATGCACTGGCGAATGGGGTGTGCTCCAACAGGGTGTTCCAATCAGATCTGAACGCTGTATCAGGCGGCCAGGAATCGATGTGAACGGTCAACTCCTGTCGTACATCCTGTGTCATGAATCTTGACTCCTTACTCGAACTTCCTTGGCATCCATACTACCATGGTTTACACTGTTTGCATGAAGATTTTGATCGTGTCGAACCTGTTTCCCCCTATGGTTCTGGGTGGCTATGAGATTCTCTGCCACCAAGTGGTGCGTTCGCTAAAGGCCTTGGGCCATACGGTGACGGTGCTGACCAGTGATGAGGGGGGCCATGCATCAACCGCTTCGGTTGTCCGCACCCTCAAGGTCTTCCAGAGCTTTGACAAGAAGGTCGAATCTTCCATGCGGAGAGAGAAGCTCAGGACAGCGAGACACAACAGGCAGGCGACCAAGGCCCTGCTTGATGCCGAATCCTTCGATGTCATCTTCCTGTGGAGCATGCTCCGTCTCACTCCCTCATGTGCCCAAGCAGCAGAACAATCCGGCACTGCTGTGGTGTATACCTTCAATGATGAGCATCCTGCAGGCTATTTGCCGGCACCCTTTTCTGCCAATCCCCGTGCATTCGTCCGGTGGGCTCTCGATGCAACCTTCTTTCGGTCCCTGACCAACCGCTCACTGCACTTCTCTTGCACCACCTGCATCAGCAAGCTCCTGAAGGAGAATCTGCGCAAGGCAGGGCTTCCTATCCAAGAAAGTGAGGTCATCTACCAAGGCATTCCCCTTGAGCAGTTTCCCAAGCGGGCTGGAAGCGCGTTGCCTTCCGGTCCGATCAGGTTGCTCTATGCAGGCCAGCTCCACTCCTACAAGGGAGTGCACACATTGCTGGAGGCTTTGGCGCTCCTGCACGATCCAACACGTTGGATGTGCTCCATTGCAGGAAGCGGGACACCCGCCTATGAGCAGCAGTTGATCGGGCAGGCCTCCCGCCTTCCCATGCCGGTGAAGTTTTTGGGCAGGGTTGCACACGAGCAGATGAGCAGTGTTTACCAGGACTGTGATGTGCTGGTGTTCCCCTCCATCTGGCCTGAGCCGTTCGGACTCACCCACCTTGAGGCGATGGCAAGCGGACTTGTGGTAGTGAGTACCGTCAACGGGGGGCAAGGGGAGTTTCTCAAGGACAATGAGAATGCGCTGACCTTTCCCCCTTCCGATGCCAAGGCCCTGGCAAGCCAGCTTGAGCGTCTTGCAATCGAGGAAGGTCTCTACCCTCGGTTAGCCGAGTCAGGACGCAAAACGGTGGAGGATGGCTTCACCTTCGGCCGCTATGTCTCTGATCTGGTTGAGTTGTTGGAGAAGGCTAGAACTCAGCATCGATCGAAGCAATGACAAACGTCGTCTCATTCACGTTGTAAATTCTTCTGCGTTTCTGCTCCCTCGTCAGCGAGTAGATGATCTGCATGCCGCGGCCGCTGGACTCCTCCTCAAGGTTGAGCAGGTCGAAGAACTGGTCCGAGGATTCCGGCTTTGCAGGCAAGTCCCATGCATCAGCCCGGTCCCGGATGATGAGGGTTATCTCCTCTGCTACGATGACTTCCAGGGCGATGATCTCATCAAGGGTCGACTCCAATCCATGGACGATGATGTTGTTCATGAATTCGCTTGCCACAATCCTGCATCTCCATGCTTCCATCTCGCTCTTGCCCAGTTTCTGGACGAAGTCGGCACAATCCTGTGCCGTCTTGTCCACCATGGAGAGGCTTGCGGGCAGTTCGAGCACCGTGGAGTACTCACTGCTCTGCCGCACCTGCATGGCAATGCAGGTGAAATCATCCTGGCGATGGGAGAAGCCGTTCCGGTCTAGCATGGCATGGCACTCCTGTGGCAGCATGGCCACTTCCGATTCGGCTGAGTCTGCTTTGAGCAATTCCAGGAAGGCTGGCAATCCGAGGGTTTGGCCGGCATCATTGGTCGACTCGAAGACGCCGTCGGTGTAGAGGACGAGCATGTCTTCGCTGCAGAGGCTCTCCTCCATGACCAGCGATTGGGCATACTGGTGGTCTCCATCCCACCCTAGGGGGATATCCCCAAGCTCATCCAGAATTCGGATGGTATTCATTTTCCTGTTGACGATGGCCATGGGGGGATGACCGGCGGTAAGTGCCTGTACGGTCATGGCCTTCGTGTCGACGATGGCCAGGCACAGGGTCATGTAGCTCTCCTTGAAGAGCCCTTCGGAGAGAGTCTTGTTGAGGCGGGTGACGATTTCGGCAGGGGTGCAGTCCTCTCTGGCGGTGGAGAGAATCATGCCAAGCACAGACTTGACGCCCATCATGATCAAGGCTGCCTGCACTCCATGGCCGCTGATGTCCGCTACATAGACAACGTAGCGGGTGTCGCTGATCTTCAGGCAGTCAAAGAGATCTCCTCCGATTTGCGCCCAGGGACGATAGTTGGCAGAGAAGATGACGTTGCCCTCTGCCTTGAACCAGCGGGGAAGGATGTAGTTCTGAATTGATTGTGCGGTATCCAAATCCTCCATGATGTCATCGTACAGTGCCTTGATTTTCTCCTCGGTCTCTTTCTTTGCGGCAATGGAACTGAACTGGGCTCCCAAGCTGGCGATAAGACGAATTTCCTCTTCAGTGAATGTGCTGTCATTGGCAATCTGGATGACCAGTCTTCCCCGTTGCTTGCCTTCGATGAGGATCGGCTCTTCCCGGC includes:
- a CDS encoding glycosyltransferase; translated protein: MSERTAVPVVIRSHNDLAYLTQTLKWVLKQSLPASVHVYDNDSTDGTLEFLSEQPVQVHRVPRGTYIPGAVLNRAMEETDPTQPFVVFLNSDCTPLDEFWLERLLSGFADRQVCAVFGRQLPRPDCKLLFAKDTEDTFGDGERQQYWKHCFSMASSAIRRSTWQTMPFRTDITYSEDIDWTWRARQAGNQIRYVKESSVYHSHNYTARQFYRRHRGEGRAEAQIFTWSGWERSLLRYSLLPFLRQLKSDWMYALKHKKPSLLYESPYLRMSQLLGRRKGFLQGLKEREHHD
- a CDS encoding WecB/TagA/CpsF family glycosyltransferase — translated: MAGKDLTLLGLSITNVTMDEALSLISSTHEGVHAMHFVNAHCINVAAKDEKYRHILQKADALFADGSGIRLAGKWLGCPIVDNVNGTDLFPLLCDRFAEQNKKMFLLGSAPEVAHKAGLWAEMRTGKPIIAGTAHGYFKPGSEEDALIAQINASGADLLLVALGVPRQEQWIEQMQDRLNVPLCMGVGALFDFYSGTVKRAPKWMRAIGMEWVWRLLLEPRRMWRRYVVGNIVFVIRLLRFKHKEQRKT
- a CDS encoding alkaline phosphatase family protein → MKKKSVCLCIFIDAFGWDLMQTHPFLDQVLEHKQSLGTIFGYSSTCDPTILTGLMPRDHGHFSFFAYDPAHSPFKRCPFIHLMRLVPKALSSRGRVRNIASRILKWRLGYTGYFNIYNMPFKLLPLFDYTEKKDLYQEGGINSGSATIMDWARKNNLDFFLSDWKAAEQQNLAALSQALADPNRNVRFAYLYLASMDAILHQYGSVSDQVDAKIAWYEQQLQLLLKTAHEQYEEVRIHLFSDHGMTDIVQTCDLMSIIEQTPLVFGKDFAAVYDSTMARFWYLKPHAKKIIHEALSPLDCGSFLDEETKTRYGVDFPDNRYGDEFFLLNPGVLLVPSHMGERPLKGMHGYAVEHHASVASYATNVPDAHRPKRLDDLFGIMKGEIDRCLSEQPSR
- a CDS encoding sugar transferase yields the protein MLSPLFLVVALLIKLYDRGPVFYVQKRVGLHGKEFPFPKFRSMVRNADALKDTLLQQADRKGDITFKMKRDPRITPIGRFIRRFSIDELPQFWCVLVGDMSIVGPRPPVPREVALYSQEDRRRLEVKPGLTGIWQVSGRAEIGFKQQVELDVLYIESHGFWLDLKLILKTIPAVLTGKGAY
- a CDS encoding glycosyltransferase family 1 protein; this translates as MYIGIPTFGTDHGKSGIGSYLRELLIRFDALAEQEGFTFELIGPQEDEAFYRKGLSHIGWLGVEDADKSPIHNFFWNQTHFPSLVKKRGYDLVFFPAANRRLSGRLCCPTVGTVHDLAVLHIKEKYDFVHSFFNRKILPHLIRKLDHIVTVSEFSKRDIVRFVGVRDELVTVTHLAADQSRFTPAHNRAQVRSDLAKRFGLEQRFVLYISRLEHPGKNHVSLIKAFNLARDLMAEPFSLVLPGPDKERSEEIHAEASRSAYVQDIHFLGFVDWTDVPLLYQGASLFVLPSRFEGFGLPVLEAMASATAVITSDAASLVEIGGPQTPRFDPDDCTAMAKLMVQLLSDEKACESLVETNLKWASTFSWERTTAQTLEVFRTTSANRTGRKGL
- a CDS encoding STAS domain-containing protein, translating into MKTIQEPQALVVVPEITTLTASNAKEFKAALEGHLENTKTMVIDLSSITFIDSTGLGVLLFALKRLNQKEGELKLCNVTKPVRVLFELVRLHQIMEVYNSREEALASFPS